One genomic window of Microbacterium testaceum StLB037 includes the following:
- a CDS encoding alpha/beta hydrolase: MTVSFHAGAVPGRHGAVPIRTYTLDESPRGTRTPLVWLHGGAFAYGGLDQPESHAPAMSAAATGRTIVTVDYRLVGPWNPFFDVKDSSLTGIRFPIPFDDVLDVITAVAGEAPRGHILLGGASAGACLAAAAARDLAQRRSASVRGLVLAYGTFHAQLPAIPAELRSRMRGRHWFSQFRPATVRRMNHNYAGSVAAMQDPRAFPGGHDLTGLPDTLMLDADRDSLRASGGAFAEELRRAGVPLRYEVVPETPHGFLNRPGTPGYDAGVRIMTDWLGGR; the protein is encoded by the coding sequence ATGACCGTCTCGTTCCATGCGGGAGCCGTGCCGGGTCGGCACGGGGCGGTCCCGATTCGCACTTACACCCTCGATGAGTCGCCCCGCGGCACACGGACGCCGCTCGTCTGGCTGCACGGCGGAGCCTTCGCGTACGGGGGCCTCGATCAACCGGAGTCGCACGCACCTGCGATGAGTGCGGCAGCGACGGGACGGACGATCGTCACGGTGGACTACCGTCTGGTCGGCCCGTGGAATCCGTTCTTCGACGTCAAGGACTCGTCGCTGACCGGCATCCGCTTTCCGATTCCGTTCGATGATGTGCTCGACGTCATCACCGCGGTCGCCGGGGAGGCCCCGCGAGGGCACATCCTGCTCGGCGGGGCCAGCGCGGGAGCGTGCCTGGCCGCCGCTGCCGCGCGCGATCTGGCACAGCGCCGATCCGCCTCCGTCCGCGGCCTTGTGCTGGCCTACGGAACATTCCACGCGCAGTTGCCTGCGATTCCGGCGGAACTGCGCTCGCGGATGCGCGGTCGGCACTGGTTCTCGCAGTTCCGCCCGGCGACCGTGCGTCGGATGAACCACAACTACGCCGGGAGCGTCGCCGCGATGCAGGATCCGCGTGCCTTCCCCGGTGGACACGATCTGACGGGGCTCCCCGACACCCTCATGCTCGACGCCGACCGCGATTCGCTGCGCGCGTCGGGCGGGGCGTTCGCCGAGGAGCTTCGTCGTGCGGGTGTGCCGCTGCGGTACGAGGTGGTCCCCGAGACGCCGCACGGGTTCCTCAACCGACCCGGAACACCGGGCTATGACGCCGGTGTCCGCATCATGACCGATTGGCTCGGAGGGCGCTGA
- a CDS encoding alpha-L-rhamnosidase, with the protein MTTPTQGAFITSAASTGREGEPAMYLRRAFSLAERPVRATLRLTALGVVEARVNGAVVGDEVLAPGWTSYRHRLVVSEHDVTDDLVVGENVLGAIVGEGWALGRLGWENKRNHYAERPALFAELVLDFGGRTEVIASDGSFRAGTGGIRDNGIYDGETFDARLEPSGWDAAGFDDSAWGDVETVEWPLEALIDSPAEPIRRVEELAPVAVMTTPSGKTVVDFGQNLSGRVRFTVTAEEGAVITLRHAEVMVAGEIDMETVRTAKATDRFISAGGTDTWEPRFTFHGFRYVEVEGWPGELDPAAIRAVVTHSDMTRIGWLETSDPLLNQLHSNAVWSMRDNFVGVPTDCPQRDERLGWTGDINAFAPTAAFLYDVRGVLGSWLRDLALEQKAMGFVPWVVPDVLSTPSSPTALWSDVAVSLPWALYREYGDTGILAQAYESMTTFIRQVAGLLDDDGLWSTGFQYGDWLDPDAPDDNPAGGKTDRHLVASAYLCKTTREMAETARILGRDQDAAEFGALAAHVRAAFRREYVTEKGRVAGETVTGYSLAITFGILDDDQRAHAGDLLARLVAKAGYRISTGFAGTPLVTDALSSTGHLDEAYLLLLETGCPSFLYPVTMGATTIWERWDSVRPDGTINPSGMTSLNHYALGAVVDWMHRTIGGLTAIEPGYRRVRIAPLVGGGLTSASLRHTIAAGDVEVSWKREAQSMTLTATVPEGVTAEIALPLHPDAEMHEVGGGTHSWTYGVPVATGGSYDLDSTLKEIADDAAAWRAFFDAFSTHFPGVPLDGTAPEAAFMTVNTMLEYVPGASDELRGDLAAALARVSEGASS; encoded by the coding sequence ATGACAACCCCGACCCAAGGCGCGTTCATCACGTCCGCCGCCTCCACCGGCCGCGAGGGTGAACCCGCGATGTACCTCCGCCGCGCGTTCTCGCTCGCGGAGCGCCCCGTGCGGGCCACGCTCCGCCTCACCGCGCTCGGCGTCGTCGAGGCGCGCGTGAACGGTGCCGTCGTGGGGGACGAGGTGCTCGCGCCGGGCTGGACCTCGTACCGGCACCGCCTCGTGGTCTCGGAGCACGACGTGACCGACGACCTCGTCGTGGGCGAGAACGTCCTCGGCGCGATCGTCGGCGAGGGGTGGGCGCTGGGCCGCCTCGGCTGGGAGAACAAGCGCAACCACTACGCCGAGCGTCCGGCGCTCTTCGCCGAACTCGTGCTCGACTTCGGTGGCCGCACCGAGGTCATCGCGAGCGACGGGTCGTTCCGCGCGGGTACCGGTGGCATCCGGGACAACGGCATCTACGACGGCGAGACGTTCGACGCGCGCCTCGAGCCCTCGGGGTGGGATGCCGCGGGCTTCGACGACTCCGCATGGGGCGACGTCGAGACGGTCGAGTGGCCCCTCGAGGCGCTCATCGACTCGCCGGCCGAGCCGATCCGCCGCGTCGAGGAGCTCGCTCCGGTCGCGGTCATGACGACGCCCTCGGGCAAGACGGTCGTCGACTTCGGGCAGAACCTGTCCGGTCGCGTGCGCTTCACCGTCACCGCCGAGGAGGGTGCCGTCATCACCCTCCGGCATGCCGAGGTCATGGTCGCGGGCGAGATCGACATGGAGACGGTCCGCACCGCGAAGGCGACCGACCGCTTCATCTCGGCCGGTGGCACCGACACGTGGGAGCCGCGCTTCACCTTCCACGGCTTCCGCTACGTCGAGGTCGAGGGGTGGCCCGGCGAGCTCGACCCGGCCGCGATCCGCGCGGTCGTCACGCACTCCGACATGACGCGGATCGGGTGGCTCGAGACCAGCGACCCCCTGCTGAACCAGCTGCACTCCAACGCGGTGTGGTCGATGCGCGACAACTTCGTGGGCGTCCCGACCGACTGCCCTCAGCGCGACGAGCGTCTCGGATGGACGGGCGACATCAACGCTTTCGCGCCCACCGCGGCCTTCCTCTACGACGTGCGCGGCGTCCTCGGCTCGTGGCTGCGCGACCTGGCTCTCGAGCAGAAGGCCATGGGCTTCGTACCTTGGGTCGTGCCCGACGTGCTGTCCACGCCGTCGTCGCCCACAGCACTGTGGAGCGACGTCGCGGTGAGCCTCCCGTGGGCGCTGTACCGCGAGTACGGCGACACCGGCATCCTCGCTCAGGCGTACGAGTCGATGACGACGTTCATCCGACAGGTGGCGGGTCTCCTCGACGACGACGGACTCTGGAGCACCGGCTTCCAGTACGGGGATTGGCTCGACCCCGACGCCCCCGACGACAACCCCGCGGGAGGCAAGACCGACCGCCACCTGGTCGCCTCGGCCTATCTGTGCAAGACGACGCGCGAGATGGCCGAGACGGCGCGCATCCTCGGTCGCGATCAGGATGCCGCGGAGTTCGGAGCCCTCGCCGCGCACGTTCGCGCCGCGTTCCGCCGTGAGTACGTCACCGAGAAGGGTCGCGTCGCCGGGGAGACCGTGACGGGCTACTCGCTCGCGATCACCTTCGGCATCCTGGACGACGACCAGCGCGCGCACGCGGGCGATCTGCTCGCGCGTCTGGTGGCGAAGGCGGGGTACCGCATCTCCACCGGCTTCGCGGGCACCCCGCTCGTCACAGACGCCCTCTCGAGCACCGGCCACCTCGACGAGGCCTACCTGCTGCTGCTCGAGACGGGGTGCCCGTCCTTCCTCTACCCGGTCACCATGGGTGCGACCACGATCTGGGAGCGGTGGGACTCGGTGCGCCCCGACGGCACGATCAACCCGTCGGGGATGACCTCTCTGAACCACTACGCGCTGGGCGCCGTGGTCGACTGGATGCACCGGACGATCGGAGGTCTGACCGCGATCGAGCCCGGGTACCGCCGCGTGCGTATCGCCCCCCTCGTCGGAGGTGGCCTCACCTCGGCATCGCTCCGCCACACGATCGCCGCCGGGGACGTGGAGGTGTCGTGGAAGCGCGAGGCCCAGAGCATGACGCTGACGGCGACGGTGCCCGAGGGGGTCACCGCCGAGATCGCGCTTCCGCTGCACCCGGATGCCGAGATGCACGAGGTCGGCGGCGGCACGCACAGTTGGACCTACGGCGTGCCCGTGGCGACCGGCGGCAGCTACGATCTCGACTCCACGCTCAAAGAGATCGCCGATGACGCCGCGGCCTGGCGCGCGTTCTTCGACGCGTTCTCCACGCATTTCCCCGGGGTGCCGCTGGACGGTACCGCCCCCGAGGCGGCGTTCATGACCGTCAATACGATGCTCGAGTACGTGCCCGGCGCGTCCGACGAGCTGCGCGGCGACCTCGCCGCCGCCCTCGCCCGCGTCTCCGAAGGAGCCTCCTCATGA
- a CDS encoding LacI family DNA-binding transcriptional regulator translates to MSISIRDVATLAGVSVGTVSNVLNRPDAVSAGSIERVNRAIEELGYVRNDAARQLRAGVSTTVGFVALDGRNPFFADVVGGAENEATARGLALLHGNSDEDAARETLYIDLFEQQMVRGLLIAPFGDVTARLTRLRARGIPSVLIDRFSGDAQFSSVSVDSVAGGRLAAEHLLERGRRRLAFVGGGFDIRQVTDRLAGARSAVENSTHRATLEVVPTHALTVDEGVAAARRLLARDRSDRPDAVFAGNDLVALGLLQGLIVDGRVLVPDEIAVVGFDDIPFAAAAAVPLTSVRQPSALIGGTAMRILLDEADDPGRATRQTVFAPELVARASTGAP, encoded by the coding sequence GTGTCGATCAGCATCCGCGATGTCGCAACCCTCGCCGGCGTGTCCGTGGGCACCGTCTCCAACGTCCTCAACCGCCCCGACGCCGTCTCCGCGGGCTCGATCGAGCGCGTGAACCGGGCTATCGAAGAGCTCGGCTACGTGCGCAACGACGCCGCTCGCCAGCTCCGCGCCGGGGTCAGCACGACGGTCGGCTTCGTCGCGTTGGATGGGCGCAATCCGTTCTTCGCCGACGTCGTCGGGGGTGCCGAGAACGAGGCGACCGCCCGGGGACTCGCCCTCCTCCACGGCAACAGCGACGAGGATGCCGCTCGGGAGACGCTCTACATCGACCTCTTCGAGCAGCAGATGGTGCGCGGGCTCCTCATCGCTCCGTTCGGAGATGTCACCGCACGGTTGACGCGGCTGCGAGCCCGCGGCATCCCGTCCGTCCTCATCGACCGCTTCTCCGGCGACGCGCAGTTCTCCTCGGTCTCGGTCGACAGCGTGGCGGGCGGAAGACTGGCGGCGGAGCACCTCTTGGAACGCGGTCGTCGGCGCCTCGCTTTCGTCGGCGGAGGCTTCGACATCCGGCAGGTGACCGACCGTCTCGCCGGGGCGCGCAGCGCGGTCGAGAACAGCACGCATCGCGCCACGCTCGAGGTCGTCCCGACCCACGCCCTCACGGTCGACGAGGGCGTCGCGGCCGCGCGGCGCCTTCTCGCGCGGGATCGCTCCGACCGCCCCGACGCGGTGTTCGCCGGCAACGACCTCGTCGCGCTCGGACTCCTCCAGGGCCTGATCGTCGACGGGCGCGTCCTCGTGCCCGACGAGATCGCCGTCGTCGGCTTCGACGACATCCCCTTCGCCGCCGCCGCGGCCGTGCCACTCACCTCGGTACGCCAGCCGAGTGCGCTCATCGGGGGAACGGCGATGCGTATCCTGCTCGACGAGGCCGATGATCCCGGGCGAGCGACCCGGCAGACGGTGTTCGCGCCCGAACTCGTCGCGCGGGCGTCGACGGGGGCGCCCTAG
- a CDS encoding beta-glucosidase gives MTLDPSQLTLEQKASLLSGRDFWSTKEIAEAGIASIVLTDGPHGIRRQKGDADHLGIHDSLPSTCFPPAVAIGSSWDPELARAVGGAVGEEGVAFGVSVVLGPGINIKRSPLCGRNFEYYSEDPLLSGALGAAHVIGLQAAGPGASVKHFAANNQETERMRVSAEVDERTLREIYLPAFERVVKEAAPATVMCSYNKVNGVSASHNRWLLTEVLRGDWRYEGAVVSDWGAVSDRVEGVRAGMDLEMPGSNGTTDAQVVEAVRRGELDEALVDASARRVLQLAELAYEATDELDVDGHHAVARRAAAESVVLLKNDGVLPIAGGKSIAVLGAFASQPRYQGGGSSHINPTRVDAALDEIRAFAQAHGSTVDASAGFTLEGADEDAGLALRAEAVAIATAADVAVVFAGLSDREESEGFDRTTLMLPEAQVALIRAVAATGTPTIVVLSNGGVVSLEGWHDEVAAIAEAWLLGQAGGGAIADVLFGAVNPSGHLAETIPLRLEDTPSWLNFPGEQGHVRYGEGVFVGYRHYTTAGVPVRYPFGHGLSYTTFRTDAVEAEVVGDDAVDVAVTVTNTGKRTGKHVVQVYVSTDTGPVRRPLRELRAFEKVSLEPGETRRVELRLDRRAFAYWDIEQHDWVVPAGEYTVQVCSDASTVLVEERVALAGDALVCELTMESTVGDWFGHPVVGPALMAGLTASMTPEQAEQAEQNPDGLKMVESMPMQQFLVFTNGAIPIEALEQLIDLSKAPVAVV, from the coding sequence ATGACCCTCGACCCCTCGCAGCTGACTCTCGAGCAGAAGGCCTCGCTCCTTTCCGGCCGCGACTTCTGGTCGACGAAGGAGATCGCCGAAGCGGGCATCGCCTCGATCGTCTTGACCGACGGTCCGCACGGCATCCGGCGTCAGAAGGGGGATGCCGACCACCTCGGCATCCACGACAGCCTGCCCTCGACGTGCTTCCCACCGGCTGTGGCGATCGGCTCCAGCTGGGATCCTGAGCTGGCGCGAGCGGTCGGTGGAGCGGTCGGCGAGGAGGGCGTCGCGTTCGGAGTGTCCGTCGTTCTCGGCCCGGGCATCAACATAAAGCGCTCGCCGCTGTGCGGCCGCAACTTCGAGTACTACTCGGAGGATCCGCTGCTGTCGGGTGCGCTGGGCGCCGCGCACGTGATCGGGCTGCAGGCTGCCGGTCCCGGCGCCTCAGTGAAGCACTTCGCCGCCAACAACCAGGAGACCGAGCGCATGCGCGTGAGCGCCGAGGTCGACGAGCGCACGCTGCGCGAGATCTACCTTCCGGCCTTCGAACGTGTCGTGAAGGAAGCTGCGCCGGCGACGGTGATGTGCTCGTACAACAAGGTGAACGGCGTCTCTGCGTCGCACAACCGGTGGTTACTCACCGAGGTGCTGCGAGGGGATTGGCGATACGAGGGGGCCGTCGTCTCGGACTGGGGCGCCGTCAGTGACCGCGTCGAGGGCGTGCGCGCCGGCATGGACCTCGAGATGCCCGGCAGCAACGGCACCACCGACGCCCAGGTCGTCGAAGCCGTGCGGCGGGGCGAGCTCGATGAGGCCCTCGTCGACGCGTCGGCGCGACGCGTGCTGCAGCTCGCCGAGCTTGCGTACGAGGCCACCGACGAACTCGACGTCGACGGGCACCACGCCGTCGCGCGTCGAGCGGCGGCCGAGTCGGTCGTGCTGCTGAAGAACGACGGCGTGCTGCCGATCGCCGGGGGGAAATCGATCGCCGTCCTGGGCGCGTTCGCCTCCCAGCCGCGCTACCAGGGCGGGGGAAGCTCGCACATCAACCCCACACGCGTCGACGCGGCGCTCGACGAGATCCGCGCGTTCGCTCAGGCGCACGGATCCACGGTGGACGCCTCCGCCGGATTCACCCTCGAAGGTGCCGATGAGGACGCTGGTCTCGCGTTGCGCGCCGAGGCCGTGGCGATCGCGACAGCGGCCGACGTCGCCGTCGTCTTCGCGGGGCTGAGCGATCGCGAAGAGTCCGAGGGCTTCGACCGCACCACGCTGATGCTGCCCGAGGCTCAGGTCGCGCTCATCCGTGCCGTCGCCGCAACGGGTACGCCCACCATCGTCGTGCTCTCCAACGGTGGCGTGGTCTCGCTCGAGGGATGGCACGACGAGGTCGCCGCGATCGCCGAAGCGTGGCTGCTGGGCCAGGCGGGTGGCGGGGCGATCGCCGACGTGCTGTTCGGCGCGGTGAACCCGTCGGGTCATCTCGCCGAGACGATCCCGCTGCGACTCGAAGACACCCCGAGCTGGCTGAACTTTCCGGGCGAGCAGGGTCACGTGCGGTACGGCGAGGGCGTGTTCGTCGGCTACCGGCACTACACGACCGCGGGTGTCCCCGTGCGATATCCCTTCGGACACGGGCTGTCGTACACGACCTTCCGAACGGATGCCGTCGAGGCGGAGGTCGTCGGCGATGACGCGGTGGACGTCGCGGTCACCGTCACGAACACGGGGAAGCGGACCGGAAAGCACGTCGTGCAGGTCTACGTCTCGACCGACACCGGCCCCGTTCGCCGACCCCTGCGCGAGCTGCGGGCGTTCGAGAAGGTGTCGCTCGAGCCCGGTGAGACGCGTCGGGTCGAGCTGCGGTTGGACCGACGTGCCTTCGCCTACTGGGACATCGAGCAGCACGACTGGGTGGTGCCCGCGGGGGAGTACACCGTCCAGGTGTGCTCGGACGCGTCGACCGTGCTCGTCGAAGAGCGCGTCGCACTGGCGGGCGATGCGCTCGTGTGTGAGCTGACGATGGAGTCCACGGTGGGCGACTGGTTCGGTCACCCCGTCGTGGGTCCCGCGCTCATGGCCGGGCTGACGGCATCCATGACTCCGGAACAGGCCGAGCAGGCCGAGCAGAACCCGGATGGGCTCAAGATGGTCGAGTCGATGCCGATGCAGCAGTTCCTCGTTTTCACGAACGGGGCGATCCCGATCGAGGCCCTCGAGCAGCTCATCGACCTCAGCAAGGCCCCGGTGGCGGTGGTCTGA
- a CDS encoding NAD-dependent epimerase/dehydratase family protein — translation MTISFERTVLLTGATGNWGRAALRAFRARPDIRVRAFALPTPADDAVLAEFEGMPNLEVVRGDLTRFADVRAAIRDVDVVLHVGAVVSPFADERPDLARRVNIGSMQNLIRAVKELPDPGAVAIVGIGSVAETGDRQEPVHWGRVGDPLRVSQFDEYGQTKIVAERLLVDSGLPKWAWLRQTGIFHAGMLEIRDPIMTHSPFAGVMEWATAEDSARLLVGAASADVPPDFWGGVYNIGGGEQWRLTNWQLQNLIAGALGVPDIRRWYDRNWFALKNFHGQWYTDSDRLNELIPFRKDTVADAMTRAIEAAPAAVRSAGRVPPWIVKNFVMKPLTRKPRGTMAAVRAGRADEIAASFGSREAWEAIGDWSTFTVPEPSRVPQLLDHGYDESKPAAAWTADDVAGAADFRGGELLSTDVGAASTPLVWRCALGHVFAGSPRLILTAGHWCPDCVRDPAGYGRQAEANQHLAQVEMPAAARRVAAGADARRGAAGAVSA, via the coding sequence GTGACCATCTCTTTCGAACGGACCGTCCTGCTCACCGGTGCCACGGGCAACTGGGGACGCGCCGCTCTGCGCGCGTTCCGTGCGCGCCCCGACATCCGCGTGCGGGCTTTCGCGCTCCCCACGCCTGCCGACGACGCGGTCCTCGCGGAATTCGAGGGGATGCCGAACCTCGAGGTCGTGCGCGGGGACCTCACGCGGTTCGCCGACGTGCGGGCGGCGATCCGCGACGTCGATGTCGTGCTGCACGTCGGGGCGGTCGTCTCGCCCTTCGCCGACGAGCGGCCCGACCTCGCGCGGCGCGTGAACATCGGGTCGATGCAGAACCTCATCCGCGCGGTGAAGGAACTGCCCGATCCCGGTGCCGTCGCGATCGTCGGCATCGGCTCGGTCGCCGAGACCGGGGACCGGCAGGAGCCCGTCCACTGGGGGCGCGTCGGCGACCCGCTCCGGGTGTCGCAGTTCGACGAGTACGGCCAGACGAAGATCGTCGCGGAGCGTCTGCTCGTCGATTCGGGACTGCCGAAGTGGGCGTGGCTGCGCCAGACCGGGATCTTCCACGCCGGCATGCTCGAGATCCGCGACCCGATCATGACGCACTCGCCGTTCGCGGGGGTCATGGAGTGGGCGACGGCGGAGGATTCGGCGCGCCTGCTCGTGGGCGCGGCATCCGCCGACGTTCCCCCCGACTTCTGGGGCGGCGTCTACAACATCGGCGGGGGCGAGCAGTGGCGACTGACCAATTGGCAGCTGCAGAACCTCATCGCCGGGGCGCTCGGCGTGCCCGACATCCGCCGCTGGTACGACCGCAACTGGTTCGCGCTGAAGAACTTCCATGGGCAGTGGTACACCGACAGCGACCGGCTGAACGAGCTCATTCCCTTCCGGAAGGACACGGTGGCGGATGCCATGACTCGGGCGATCGAGGCCGCTCCGGCCGCGGTGCGCTCGGCGGGGAGAGTGCCGCCGTGGATCGTGAAGAACTTCGTGATGAAGCCGCTGACGCGGAAGCCCCGCGGCACGATGGCCGCCGTGCGCGCGGGTCGCGCCGACGAGATCGCGGCGTCCTTCGGCTCGCGTGAGGCGTGGGAGGCGATTGGCGACTGGAGCACGTTCACCGTTCCGGAGCCGTCGCGCGTGCCGCAACTGCTCGATCACGGGTACGACGAGTCCAAGCCGGCCGCGGCGTGGACCGCCGATGACGTCGCGGGCGCGGCCGACTTCCGTGGTGGGGAGCTGCTCAGCACGGACGTCGGGGCGGCGTCGACGCCGCTTGTCTGGCGCTGCGCGCTCGGACACGTCTTCGCCGGCAGCCCGCGCCTGATCTTGACGGCCGGGCACTGGTGTCCCGATTGTGTGCGCGATCCTGCGGGCTACGGGCGCCAGGCCGAGGCGAATCAGCACCTTGCGCAGGTGGAGATGCCGGCGGCGGCCCGCCGCGTCGCGGCGGGGGCGGACGCGCGGCGTGGGGCGGCCGGTGCCGTGTCGGCATGA
- a CDS encoding RICIN domain-containing protein, which translates to MKRRSRIAAVVSAAAVAVALAVPASGAAAATQFLTYIKPAPIVGSLSTTAWGAATVGPRDQSNGLEDKTLANWVYWDGGIIKGADGKYHMFASRWPESEGHEAWRYDSYAVSAVSDNLYGPYTDQGLMWPDVDGGHGHNVTPVQLKDGTYAVTISGFSDARVFTSPSLNGPWTAQGQVQVASGPYSSTFNTGGNFRTILGPDGKYHAIVNGFQTAVADNVVGPYTVQNPPLFSSITGSPTDDMEDPLIWYSGGQYHVIFNSWSAKKAYHYTSTDGATNWTLQPGVAYDANVDFTTYTDGTKNHWAKLERPSMYIENGVPTAMTFAVVDVEKNQENGNDGHGSKVIVVPFDGASLNAPALTLPTVYADTDRAGANAALGIGTYTIAQLQAKGIGNDAISSVAVPPGYKVVAYADDNLSGTPWTFTSTNLDLRQTGNNDQISSIRITLDTTAQFEVSSKSSNRAIDIGSASTADGAEALQWEYRATPNQQWSFADAGNGAVKIVNRNSGKVLEVSGASTANGAQIVQSTDAGRASQQWTLTSSGDGALTITNRGSGKVLDVTGASTANGAKIIQWPGTGSANQRWEITKVG; encoded by the coding sequence GTGAAGAGAAGAAGCAGGATCGCGGCCGTCGTCTCGGCGGCTGCCGTCGCCGTGGCCCTCGCCGTCCCAGCGAGTGGCGCCGCTGCCGCCACACAGTTCCTGACGTACATCAAGCCCGCCCCGATCGTCGGATCTCTGTCCACGACGGCGTGGGGCGCAGCCACGGTGGGCCCGCGCGACCAGTCCAACGGCCTCGAAGACAAGACGCTCGCGAACTGGGTGTACTGGGACGGCGGCATCATCAAGGGAGCCGACGGCAAGTACCACATGTTCGCCAGCCGCTGGCCGGAGTCCGAGGGCCACGAAGCGTGGCGCTACGACTCGTACGCCGTCTCGGCCGTCAGCGACAACCTGTACGGTCCGTACACCGACCAGGGTCTGATGTGGCCCGACGTCGACGGCGGCCACGGCCACAACGTCACCCCCGTCCAGCTGAAGGACGGCACCTACGCCGTCACCATCAGCGGCTTCTCCGACGCGCGCGTCTTCACCTCCCCCTCGCTGAACGGGCCCTGGACCGCGCAGGGTCAGGTGCAGGTGGCATCCGGTCCCTATTCGAGCACGTTCAACACCGGCGGGAACTTCCGCACGATCCTCGGTCCCGACGGGAAGTACCACGCCATCGTCAACGGCTTCCAGACGGCTGTCGCCGACAACGTCGTGGGACCGTACACGGTGCAGAACCCGCCGCTGTTCTCATCCATCACGGGAAGCCCCACCGATGACATGGAGGATCCGCTGATCTGGTATAGCGGCGGCCAGTACCACGTCATCTTCAACTCGTGGTCGGCGAAGAAGGCGTACCACTACACCTCCACCGACGGCGCCACGAACTGGACTCTGCAACCCGGCGTCGCGTACGACGCGAACGTCGACTTCACCACCTACACCGACGGCACCAAGAACCACTGGGCGAAGCTCGAGCGTCCCTCGATGTACATCGAGAACGGCGTCCCCACCGCCATGACGTTCGCCGTGGTCGACGTGGAGAAGAACCAGGAGAACGGCAACGACGGCCACGGCAGCAAGGTCATCGTCGTACCGTTCGACGGGGCCTCGCTGAACGCTCCCGCGCTGACCCTGCCGACCGTCTACGCCGACACCGATCGCGCGGGTGCCAACGCCGCCCTGGGAATCGGCACCTACACGATCGCGCAGTTGCAGGCGAAGGGCATCGGCAACGACGCGATCTCCTCCGTCGCGGTCCCGCCGGGATACAAGGTGGTCGCCTACGCCGACGACAACCTGTCGGGCACCCCGTGGACGTTCACGAGCACCAACCTCGACCTGCGCCAGACGGGCAACAACGACCAGATCTCCTCGATCAGAATCACCCTCGACACCACGGCCCAGTTCGAAGTGTCGAGCAAGAGCAGCAACCGTGCCATCGACATCGGTTCCGCCTCGACCGCCGACGGTGCCGAGGCCCTGCAGTGGGAGTACCGCGCGACGCCGAACCAGCAGTGGAGCTTCGCCGACGCCGGGAACGGCGCGGTGAAGATCGTCAACCGCAACAGCGGCAAGGTCTTGGAGGTGTCGGGTGCCTCGACCGCGAACGGTGCGCAGATCGTACAGTCCACCGATGCCGGTCGCGCGAGCCAGCAGTGGACGCTGACCAGCTCCGGCGACGGGGCCCTGACGATCACCAACCGCGGCAGCGGCAAGGTGCTCGACGTCACGGGCGCGTCTACGGCGAACGGCGCGAAGATCATTCAGTGGCCCGGAACCGGCAGCGCGAACCAGCGCTGGGAGATCACCAAGGTCGGCTGA